GCTCGCACGGCGCGAGCAGCGCGCTGCCCTCGCCGACGTCGTCCAGGCCTTGCGACATGGCGGCGTAGAGCGCGGCGCCCCGCGCGCCGGTCTCGTCGTCGGCGCAGCGTTCGACCGGGCGGCCCAGAAAAGCAGCGAGCAGGCGAACGAGGCGCGCATCGCTCGCACCGCCGCCCAGCACCGTGGAAGCGGCGACCGACAGGCCGCCGGCCGCAAGTCGCGCCGTCTGCCGCGCATGCAGCGCCGCCACGGCATCGACCACGGCGCGCGCCATGTCGGCGCGGGTGTGGTGGCTCTTGAGCCCCACGAAGCCCGCCGTCACGCCCCCGCCGCCGTTGACGAACGGCAAGAAGCGCAGGCCGCCGGCGCCCAGCGGCACCGTCATGGCAAGGTCGACCACCGCGCGCGCGTCGGGCAGCGCGAGCACGCCGGCCAGCCATGCGATGTTGGCCATCGACGAGGGGCTGTTCTCCATGTAGAGCCGCTCGTTCGTGCGGCCGAAATTCACGATGGAGGCGACAGCGGGCTTGGGTGCGAGCACCGGCCCGATGACCGCGTTGACGCACCAGGTGCCGAACACCTGCACCGCGCGGCCGCGGCCTTCGGCGCAGATCGCGGTCATCGAGGCAAGCAGGTCGATAGCGCCCATGGCGACTGGAATGCCAGCGGGCAGGCCGCAGAGCGCGGCCTCCGAGACACGCAATGTCCCGATCACCGTGCCGCTCGGCAGGATCGGGCCGAAGTTGTGCGCGCCCAGGTCCTTGAGGCCCGACGCCTCGAAGGCAGTCTGCGACCAGCCGCCGGTGGCGAGCGACACCAGCCCGGCGGTGCTCGCATCGCTCGCGTCGGTGGCGATCTCGCCGGTCAGCAGAAAGCCGAGGTAGTCCTTGGCAAACAGCAGGCGGCGCAGTTCGCCGCGCTGCACGGCATCGGCGCCCAGCAGCTCGGCGGCGATCACCGTCGGCTGGCCGGGCCAGGGGCCGCAACCGACCTCGTCGAAGAGTCGCGTGCCGTGGCTTTTGGCGAGCGTCCGGGCGCGGATATCGGCGCGCTGGTCGGTGGAGGCGACGGCGCGGCCGCCGACGAGTTCGTTGTTCGCATCGAGCGCGTAGAGGCCGGCGCCGTGGCCGGTGCAGGCCAGGGCGCGGACCTCGGCCGCGCGCGGTCCGAGCTGGTGGGCCACGTCGCGCAGCACATGGGTGAGCGCGGCGCGAATCGCCGCGGCGCGCACTTCGCAACCGCCGCCGGCGAGCCGGTCGTGCGGCAAAGGCATGCGCGACAAGGCGACGGCACGGCCGCTGCCGGCTTCGAGGGCCAGTGCTTTCAGGCTGCTCGAGCCCATGTCCACGCCGATGAGTATGTTTGGCATCATGTCATAACAGCTTCGGCGGAATAAAAGCGCATCGCCAGTAGCGTTTCCCCTAGTACTCGGTGCAATCGAGCCGGGATTACATTCTAGCCTGTCATAACAGCTGATGTGACACCGAGGTCCCGAAGATCTGCTCGAAAAGCAGGTCGCAAGCTCTGCCAGTCAACGTGAGGAGACAAAGAATGAGGCGTAATTTCCTGAAGTCCGCGGCCGCCGCCGGTATCGGCCTGGCCGGTGCGAGCGCGTTCGCGCAACAGCAAGCCGCAGCTCCTGCGGCAGCCGGAGCAGGTGCGGGCCTGCGCGGCAATGCCAGCGACGTCTACGTGATGAACGTGATGGTCTCCGGCGTGGAGTACTGGTTTCCGGTCTACGAAATGATGAAGCAGCTCGGCCGCACGCTGGGCGTTCGCACCCGCTACACCGGCACGCCCGAGTACGACGTGAACAAGCAGCTCGCGTCGTTCGAGCAGGAACTGGCGCGCAAGCCCGCCGGCATCCTGCTGCACCCGATGAATCCCGATCCGTTCATCGAGCCGATCAACCGCGCGGCGGCGATGGGCATCCCGGTCGTCACCTTCGCGGCGGACTCGCCGAACTCCAAGCGCACCTCCTTCGTCACCTCGGACAACGACCGCGAAGGCACGCAGGCGGCCGACGCGATTGCCGCATCGCTCAACGGCAAGGGCGAATACGCGGTGCTCGAGAACCCGGGCCAGGACAACCACGACCGCCGCATCGCCGCCTTCGTGAACCGCATGAAGACCAAGCACACGGGCATGAAGCTGGTCGGCCGCGCCGCCAGCAACCAGGACCCGAACAAGGCCTACCAGGCGGTGCTGAGCCTCGCGCAGGCCAACCCGAACCTGGGCGCGCTGTTCATGCCCGAAGCCAACTCGGCGCTCGGCGCGGCGCAGGCCAAGGTCGAGACCAAGAAGAACATCAAGGTGATGTGCTGCGACGTGAACGCCAAGATCCTCGACATGATCAAGTCGGGCGACGTGTTCGGCGCCATCAACCCGAACCAGGGCATGCAGGGCTACATGGGCATGATGATGCTGTTCCTGGCCAAGAACCCCTCGCTCATCGACCCGATGAACGATGCCAAGCGCAACGGCACCAATCCGATGGCCGTGCCCTTCCTGGACAACGGCCTGGCCGTGGTCAGCAAGGCCAACGCCGACGACTTCTACTGGGACAAGTACCTCGCGCGCCGCGGCACCAAGGGAATCGGCGAGTGACCACGTTGCTCGAACTGCGCGGCATCAGCAAGCGCTTCGGCGCTTCGCGCGCGCTCTCGGGCGTGGACTTCTCGCTGCACGCGGGCGAGATCCACGCCCTGTGCGGCGAGAACGGCGCGGGGAAGTCGACGCTGATGAACATCATCGACGGCATCCACCGCCCCGACGAAGGCGAGATCCTGCTGAACGGCCGGAAGGTGATCATCGACGGCCCCGCGCATGCCATGCGCCTGGGCATCGGCCTGGTGCACCAGGAGATTGCGCTGTGCGCCGACGCGACCGTGGCCGAGAACATCTTCATGCCGGAGATCAATGCTGGCAACGCGGCGTGGATGAACTACGCCGGCTTCAACGACCGCGCCGCGAAGGTGCTGCGCCGGTTGGGGCAGGACATCGACCCCGGCATGCTCGTGCGTGACCTGAGCATCTCGAGCCAGCAGCTGGTGGAGATCGCCAAGGCGCTCACGCTCGACTGCAAGGTGCTGATCCTCGACGAGCCCACGGCCGCGCTGACCGACAACGAGTCGGCGGCGCTGTTCCGCGTGCTGCACGACCTGAAGGCGCGGGGCATCGGCATCATCTACATCAGCCACCGCATGGCCGAGATCTTCACGCACGGCGACCGTGTCACCGTGCTGCGCGACGGGCGCAACGTGCATTGCGGGCCGCTCGCAGGCCTCACGCCGGACGAACTGGTCCGCCGCATGGTGGGGCGCGATCTCGGCAACTACTATCCGCCGAAGCAAGCCCTCGCCCAGTCCTCCGGACCCGTGCTCGAAGTGGCGGACATCGCCGACGGCGAGCGCGTGCACGGCGTTTCCTTCGCACTCCAGCGCGGCGAGATCCTCGGCATTGCCGGACTCATGGGCGCCGGCCGCAGCGAATTGGCCGAAACCGTGTGCGGCCTGCGAAGTGCGAAACGCGGCACGGTGCGCCTGAACGGCAAGACGCTTTCGATCCGCAAGTACAGCGACGCATTGCGCGCAGGCATCGCCTACCTTAGCGAAGACCGCAAGGCGGCCGGCGTGTTCCTCGACCTGCCGATTGCACAGAACGTGTCGTCGATGGCGCTGCGCCGCGTGAGCTCCGCCTGGGGCCTCTTGAAGCGCTCGGCCGAGCACAAGCTCGCGAAGGAACTCGGCGCCAAGCTCAATCTGAAATCGGACGGCGTGGCCATCGAGGTGGCCAGCCTCTCGGGCGGCAACCAGCAGAAGGTGGCGATCGCCAAGCTGCTCGCCACCAACCCGTCGGTACTGCTGATGGACGAGCCCACGCGCGGCGTCGACGTGGGCGCGAAATCGGAGATTCACCACATCCTGCGCGAGCTCGCGACCCAGGGCGTGGGCGTGATCGTGATCTCGTCGGAGCTGCCCGAAATCATCGGCCTGTGCGACCGCGCACTGGTCATCCGCGATGGGCGGCTCGCGGGCGAACTGACATCCGAAGAAATGACGGAAGAGGCCCTGCTGCGGCTGGCTTCCGGACTCTGCGAACAGGAAACAGCATGAACTACCCGGCACAACTCGATGCGGGCCTTCCTCCACGGCATTCTGGACAGTCAGGAGGCGGCCCCGTGAAGCCCGCCAACAAACTCACGAGCATGCGCGAAGCAGGCTTGCTGCTGATCATCGCGGTGCTGTGCATCGCGATGAGCTTCGCATCGCCCTACTTCCTCACCTGGGACAACGTGCGCGCAATGCTGTTGTCCTTCTCCATCGAAGGCATCGTGGTGGTCGGCATGACCATCTTGCTGATCGTCGGCGGCATCGATCTTTCGGTGGGGTCGGTGGTCTGCTTCGCGATGGTGGTCACGGGCAAGCTCTTTCTCATGGGCGTGGACCCGTGGCTTGCAAGCCTGGTGGCCATCGGCGCGAGCGGGCTCGTCGGCGCGATGATCGGCGGCTGCGTCACGCGCATCGGGCTCAATCACTTCATCGCCTCGCTGGCCTTCATGGTGATCGTGCGCGGGCTGTGCCTTGCGCTCACGCAGGGCACGCCGCAGTCGCTGTTCTCGCTGCCGGCCGAGTTCAAGTTCATCGGACAGGGCACGCTGTTCGGCATTCCCGCCGTCATCCTGATCTTCGTAGCGATCGTCGTCGTAAGCGACTTCGTGCTGCGCCGCTCGACCTTGCTGCGGCGCGTGTTCTACACCGGCAGCAACGAGAAGGCCGCGCTCTACTCTGGCATTCGCGTGGGGCGCGTGAAGTTCTGGGTCACGGTGCTGTGCTCGGCATCGGCGGGCCTGGCCGGCGTGATCTACACGGCCCGCTTCGGCGCTGCCACACCCACCTTCGGCATGGGCATGGAGCTCAACGTGATTGCCGCGGCGGTGATCGGCGGCGCGAGCCTCAAGGGCGGCTCGGGCACGGTGCTGGGCGCGGTGCTGGGCCTGGCGCTGCTCTCGGTGGTGACCAGCTCGCTGATCCTGCTCGACGTGTCGCCTTACTGGCAGGACGTGATCAAGGGATTGATCCTGCTCGCGGCCGTGACCATCGACCACCTCCTGAACACGAGAAAGACGACGCGATGATGATGAAGAAGACGACGCTGGGCCCTTCGGGCATCGAATGCTCGGCCATCGGCCTGGGGACCTGGGCCATGGGCGGATGGATGTGGGGCGGCGGCGACAACGCGGCGGCCGTGGTCGCCATCCAGGCCTCGCTGGACGCGGGCGTGAACCTGATCGACACCGCGCCGGCCTACGGCCTCGGGCGCTCCGAAAGCATCGTGGGCACCGCGCTCAAGGGGCGCCGCCACGAGGCGGTGATCGCGACCAAGTGCGGCCTGGTGTGGCACACGCAACAGGGCACGCACTTCTTCGAGGAAGACGGGCATCCCGTGTACCGCTATCTCGGCCGCGAATCGATCATGCACGAATGCGAGGAGAGCCTGAAGCGCCTGCAGACCGACTACATCGATCTCTACATCACGCATTGGCAGGACAGCACCACGCCCGTGGCCGAGACCATGGACGCGCTGCTCGAACTCAAGAAGCAGGGAAAGATCCGCGCCATCGGCGTGAGCAACGTGAGCCCCGAGACGCTCTCCGAATATCTTCGCCATGGCCCGGTCGATGCCGCGCAGGAGCGCTACAGCCTGATCGACCGCGAGATCGAGCAGACGCTGGCGCCGCTGTGCAGCGAGCACCAGGTGGCGGTGCTCGGCTATTCATCCCTGGCGCTGGGCCTGCTCGCCGGCTCCATCGATCCCGGGCGCGAGTTCAAGGGCGACGACCAGCGTGCGAGCAATCCGCGCTTCAGCGCAGGCAACCGTGCCACGCTCAAGGCCTTCTTCGAAGAACTCGACCCGCTGCGCACGCGGCTGGAGTGCTCCTTCGGACAGATGATGATCGCGTGGACTGTCGCGCGCGGCACCGTTTCGGTGGCGCTGTGCGGCGCGCGCGTGCGCCAGCAGGCCATCGAGAACGCCGGCGCCGGTGCGGTCGAACTGGGCGACGAAGCCCTACGACTGATCGACGCCGCGGCGAAGCGCCACCTCTCCGCGCTCGCCTGACCCCCCCTCTTCATTTCCGACCCCAACAAGGAGTTCTTTCCCATGTCGAAAGACAAGACAGCACGGCTCAACCGCCTGCTCACCAACGGCCGCTGCCTGGACATCGCCCTGGACCACGGCGTGTGCAACGAGCCGTCATTCCTCGACGGCCTGGAGGACATGCCCCAGGTCATCGACAAGCTCGTGGCCGCCGCACCCGATGCGCTGCAACTCAACTACGGCCAGTCCGACCTGCTGCAGGACCGCCCCGGCCGCGACAAGCCGGCGCTAGTGATGCGCATCGACATGGGCAATCCCTACAACGCCACGCTGCACCGCGTGATGTGGGCCCAGCTGCAGAACGAGCACGACCCGGTGTTGCCGGCCGTACAGCGCGACGCGGCGTGCGTGGTGGTCAACCTCTTCATGCTGCCCAATGAGCCCGACCTGTTCCGCCAGTGCGTGCAGAACATCGCGCGCGTCCGTGCGGACTGCGACCGCTACGGCATGCCGCTGATGATCGAGCCGCTGGTGATGCAGTCACCCACCCCCGGCAGCCGCTACCAGGTCGACGGCGATGCCGAGAAGATCGTCACGCTGGTGCGCCTTGCGCGCGAGATGGGCGCCGACATCGTCAAGGCCGACCCGACCAGCGACCCTGCCGACTTCCACCGCGTGGTGCAGGCGGCGCGCTGCCCCGTGCTCGTGCGCGGCGGCGGGCGCGAAGACCTGCAGCAGGTGTTCGCGCGCTCGCGCGCGCTGCTGGACCAGGGCGCGGTCGGCATGGTGTACGGACGCAACGTCTACCAGCACGCCAATCCGTCGGCGGTGGTGAGTGCGCTGATGGCCATGATCCACCGCGGCGCGAGCGCCAAGGAGGCCTGGTCCCTCTACGAATCGGGCGGCGCGAAGTAAGACAAAGAACGAGCGCCGGCGCAACAACCAAGAAAAAGTCAGCACGGCAGGCGATGCACCCGTCGCCTGCCGGGGTGCGTCCTGCGCGCGCACTGGAGAGGGATCGAGCAACGGGTTGCCCTGCGAACTTCTAACACTCTGGAGGCGACGATGAAGATCCGGTATTTCTTGATGGCGTTATTGGCCCCGCTCGTCACATTGCTGACGCATGCGGCCATCACCGGGGTCAGCCCGATGACCACCCTGGGCAACATGGCGACCGCTGCGGCCGAAGCTGTTGCCGATCCGCTCCCGCTGCAGGGGCCGGGCCTCGGCAATCTCACCTACACCTCGGCCGAGCTCTTCAAGCCGGTATCGATGATCACGAGCCCCGCGCACCCGCTCGATCCGGCGCACAGCAGTGCCTACGAATCGCGCGAGGTGCCCGCCACCTACCCGGGCCGAAAGGACTACGGGATGAACGCGGGCATCATGGTCAACGGCTACTTCCTGACCTCCTTCGCGCCGGACAGCGGCCTCGGCCCGGGCGGCTTCCTGCTGTACGACGTGTCGAACCCGCGCCAGATCCAGCTCGTCAAGAAGATCTACGAGCCCGATGACGCTACAGGGGGTCGCACCAAGGAGTTCCGCGAAACGCACTCCTTCGGCACCGCCAAGATCGGCGGCAAGACCTACGTGGTGCTGCCCAGCATCAACGGCGTCGAGTTCTGGGACTTCACCGACGTCAACGACATCAAGCAGGTGAAGAAGCTGGCGCTGCCCGGCGTCAATGCCGGCGACTACGAGAACGTGGCCTGGCAGCTCTGGTGGCAAGCGCCCTACCTGTACGTGGCGTCGGCGGGCCGGGGCATCTTCATCGTCGATGCGCGCGATCCGGTCAACGCGGTGGTCGCGAACCGCGGCGCCGGCAAACCCAACCCGGTGCCGACGGGCGAACTCGGTGGTTTCCGCATCGGCCCGATCTTCACGATGGGCAACCACATGGTGCTGACCGCGATGGAAAGCAACGGCGGTTTCGCGAGCCTGGACATTTCCGATCCGCTCAACCCCAAAGTGCTCGATGCCATCGTGGGCACGACGCCGTTCTATTACGCGACCTGCTTCGACGGCAAGAGCCTGCATACCTCGGCCCGCAACAGCGGCGCCAAGATGTACAGCTACGACCTGAGCGACCGTTCGCGCTTCGTGCCCCAGGACAACCGGCTGGTCATCGACGAACAGCTGTACTGCGCCACGCAGGACAACTACGTGATCCAGGGCGCGCAAACGCGCATCCACAAGGTCGACGTGAGCAATCCGCTCAACCACGTGGAGGTGGGCCGCGGCAGCATCCTGCGCGAGGACGACCCGAACTTCTCGCATTCGGACAACGGCCAGGTCGCAATGTTCGGCAACCTCGTGTTCGTGGGCAACGACCACGGCTCGGGCAGCGGTTTCGTCGTGCATGCGGTGGACCCCGACACCACCAAGCCCGAAGTGAAGCAGGTCTCGCCCGCCAGCGGCGCCAAGCAGCAGGCGCTGACCTCGCGCATCGGCCTGGGCATGACCGACAGCATCCGGCCCGAGAGCGTGAATGCCAACACCTTCATCGTGCGCCCGGTGGGCGGCAACACGCTGGCCGGCACCTACAGCGTGCAGCTGGGCATCATCAACTTCCACCCCGAGCAACCGCTCTCGCCCGGCACCAGCTATGAAGTGTTCCTGCCGGCCAACGGCGTGAAGGACTATGCGGGCAACGCCATCGGTGCCGACTACAAGTCGACCTTCAACACCGGCAACGCGACCGACATCAACCTGATGCACTACTGGACGCTGGCGGGCAACCTCACCGACCCCATCGGCAACAACAACGGCACGCCGGTATCGGGCGACGCGTTCGAGAGCATCGGCCTCAACTTCGCGAACCGCACCGCCGGCGTGCCGCTGAAGAACGATGCGGTCGCCACCGTGCTCGGCGGCACCGCTTCGTTGAGCTTCTACATGAAGACCACGCAGGCGGGCGGTGCAAGCTCATGGACCGCGCCCGGCATCTTCGGGCGCGACCAGGCGAGCGGCGCGGACGACGTGTTCTGGGGCTGGCTCGACAACGGCGGGCGCATCAAGCTCTCGGTCGGCAACGACGCCGGCACCACCTCCACCGCGGTGGTGAACGACGGCAACTGGCACCACGTGGTGCTGACGCGCGATGCGGCATCGGGCGCGCAGGCGGTGTACGTCGACGGCGTGAAGACCACGTCCGCCGGGCTCACGGGCAACAAGGGCCTCGCAAACAAGTTCACCCTGCTGGGGCAGATCCAGGGCAACGCCGCGCTCTTCAAGGGAACGTTGGCCGAGGTGCGCGTCTATGGCCGCGTGCTGAGCGACAGCGAGGTGAGCACGCTGCGCGGTCAGACCATCATCGGCGACCCGGGCATCGGCGGCGGACCGAAGATCGTCAACGGCCAACTGGTGTTCAACCCGGCCACGCTCGGCAGCAGCGGCGCGCAGTTCCGCTGGAACTTCGGCGACGGCACGCAGACGGCCTACTCGACCCAGCCGAACTACGCCTACACCTACACGCGCCCAGGCCACTTCACGGTAACGCTGACGGTGAGGGACGCGAGCGGGCGCGAGACCTTCTACACCTACAACCTCACCGTGATCGCACCGGTCACGGCACAGGCCCCGACGCACACCACCAACATCGCGGGCGATGCCGGCTCGGTGTACTCGGTCAATCCCGACAGCGGCACGGTCGCCGCCATCGACGCGCAGACCCTGGCCAAGCGCTGGGAGACGCGCGTGGGCGACGAACCCAAGACGCTGGCGGTGGGCCCCGACGGCCGCATCTGGGTCACGGTGCAGGGCGAGGACAAGCTGGTGGCGCTCAACGCCGCCGACGGCACGCTTTCGGCCACCGTGCCGCTGGCCTACGGCAGCGGCCCTTATGGCGTCGCCTTCACGCCGGACCGCTCGAAGGGCCTGCTGACGCTCGAAAGCAAGTCGGTGCTGATGAGCTTCGACCCGAGCAGCGGGGCCACCACCGGCGCGGTCGCGCTCGACGGCAACCTGCGCGGCATCGCGATCAACGCCGACTCGCAGGTGGCCTACGTCACCCGCTTCAAGTCGAAGATGACGGGCGGCCAGCTGCACAAGGTGAACCTGCAGAGCATGAGCGCCATGACCACGATCGCGCTGCCGGTGGACACCACCACGGTGGATACCGAGAGCCGTGCGCGCGGCGTGGCCAACTACCTGAGCCAGGTGGTGATCTCGCCGGACGGCACGCGGGCGGTGCTGCCTTCGAAGAAAGACAACATCGTGCGCGGCAAGTTCAGGGACGGCAACAACCTGCTGCACGACCAGACGGTGCGGTCCATCCTGTCGCAAGTCAACCTGCAGACGGCCACCGAGGTGTTTGCCGAGCAGATCGACTTCGACGACCGCGCACCCGCGCGCGCCGCGCTGTTCACGCCCTCGGGCGACTACCTCTTCGTGGCGCAGATGGAGGGCAACCGCGTGGCCATCGTCGATCCGTACAGCCGCTCGGTGCGCGGCGAGATCAACGCGAGCAGCGCGCCGCACGGCCTATACCTGGACGCGGCGCGCAAACGCCTGTTCGTCAACAACTTCCTGGCACGCTCGGTGTCGGTGCATGACGTGGCGTCGGTGCTCGCCTCCGAATCCGCGGCCCCGACCTTCCTGCAGAACGTGTCGACAGTGGCCCAGGAGCCGATGGCCGGCGCGGCGCTGCGGGGCAAGCAGGTGTTCTACAACGCCTCCGACCGGCGCATTAGCAAGGACAACTACATCTCATGTGCCAGCTGCCACGCGGACGGCGGCGACGACGGCATGGTGTGGGACTTCACGCAGCGCGGCGAAGGGCTGCGGCGCACCATCGGACTGCAAGGCCGCAGGGGGCTGGGCCACGGCAAGCTGCACTGGACGGCCAACTTCGACGAGGTGCAGGACTTCGAGAACGACATCCGCAACGAGTTCGGCGGCACCGGCTTCCTGACGAACGCGGACTTCGCCGCCACGGCCGATCCGCTGGGCGCGCCCAAGGCCGGCAAGAGCGCGCAACTCGACGATCTCGCCGCCTACCTGGGCTCGCTGAACAAGTACATGCGCAGCCCGGCGCGCAATGCGGACGGCAGCCTGAGCGTCGATGCGGCGCGCGGCCAGGCGCTGTTCGCGTCGGCGCAGTGCGTGACCTGCCACTCGGGCGGCACCTTCCGCGACGGCATCCGGCACGACGTGGGCACGGTCCAGGCCTCGTCGGGCAAGGGCATGAACCAGCCGCTGGCAGGCGTGGGCTTCGACACGCCGACGCTGTCGGGCACGTGGAACACCGCGGCCTTCTTCCACAACGGGCAGGCGGCCACGCTGCAGGCAGTGCTCGACAGCGGCCACGGCAATGCCAACAGCCTGCCGGCCGCCGACGTGGTGGCGATCCGCGAGTACGTCCGGTCGCAGGACACGGCGCCTGCCCTAGTCACACGCCTGCGTTCGGACCTCAACCCCACGATGTGCGTGAACATCAAGGGCGCGCTCACCACCAGTGGCGCGACGGCGGTGCAATGGCCCTGCGGCAACGCCGGCAACGAGAAGTTCACGGTGAACAGCATCACCGGCGGCTACGTGCAGTTCGTGGCCGAGCACAGCGGGCTGTGCCTGGCGCAGAACGGCACCGCGACCACCAATGCGCCGGTGGTGCAGGTGGCCTGCTCGGCCGGAAACACGGCGCAGTGGAGCCTGGTGGGCGGAAGCATCAGGAACCGTGCTTCGGGGTCGTGCCTGGACGTGCCGAACGGCTCGACGGCGCAGGACACCGCATTGATCACGTGGACCTGCAACGGGGGCAATAACCAGAACTGGACGCAGCTCCCGTAAGCGGCGCAGCGCTCCGTGAAAGGCCGGCCGTTTCGACGGCCGGCTTTTTTTCGGCACTGTGGGCAAAAGACGGCCGGCCCAGCCCGTCAGAAGCGACGGTTGTAGGAGAAGGTCACCCCCGCCTTGCCGAGAACGGCAGCCTGTATCGCATCCCGAGGGGTCAGGCGCCAACCGACGGCCGGAATAATGGCGGGGGAGAAGCCCCCAACGTTCAGTGGCACCTTGTTCTTGAAGCGCCCGCGGTAGCCGTAGATGATGCCGCCGCACAACTTGAAGTACAGCGAGTCGGTACCCAGCAGCTCATCCCACTCATGGCCGTAGTACGCGTAGGCCGATAGCTGACCGAAGGAATTGCTGAAGAGTGCGCCTCCTATGGCCGAACCATCGGATGCAATCCGCTCCAGCCCGAGCAGAACCACATGGCGGTGTTCTGCATCCATGTGCCAATGGTGCGTGAAGGGCGCAACCACAAGCTCCCACGAGGCGTCGGCAACCGGCTTGGCAGAGCTTGCAGCACAAGCACCCACGTTCGCGCATGTGCACGCAGCCAACATGGCGAGCGCTCCCCAGGCATTGCATTTCTTCATTGTTGATCCCTGTTTTTTTATCGCATCCCGGTGCATGGCGGATCGCCTTGCCACCGGATGCGGGGATGAGCCTATCCGGCCTCGAAGGTCGCCGCCGCTTGTTCACCCGCCAAATCACATGCAGCGACGCAATTCTTCACGGTGGGCGGATCTGATGAACATGATCTCCCAGGTCATGGACCGCATACACCTGCTATGGGAAAGTGGCCCCATCGATCAAC
The Variovorax paradoxus genome window above contains:
- a CDS encoding sn-glycerol-3-phosphate transporter → MDAEHRHVVLLGLERIASDGSAIGGALFSNSFGQLSAYAYYGHEWDELLGTDSLYFKLCGGIIYGYRGRFKNKVPLNVGGFSPAIIPAVGWRLTPRDAIQAAVLGKAGVTFSYNRRF
- a CDS encoding Ig-like domain-containing protein, with translation MKIRYFLMALLAPLVTLLTHAAITGVSPMTTLGNMATAAAEAVADPLPLQGPGLGNLTYTSAELFKPVSMITSPAHPLDPAHSSAYESREVPATYPGRKDYGMNAGIMVNGYFLTSFAPDSGLGPGGFLLYDVSNPRQIQLVKKIYEPDDATGGRTKEFRETHSFGTAKIGGKTYVVLPSINGVEFWDFTDVNDIKQVKKLALPGVNAGDYENVAWQLWWQAPYLYVASAGRGIFIVDARDPVNAVVANRGAGKPNPVPTGELGGFRIGPIFTMGNHMVLTAMESNGGFASLDISDPLNPKVLDAIVGTTPFYYATCFDGKSLHTSARNSGAKMYSYDLSDRSRFVPQDNRLVIDEQLYCATQDNYVIQGAQTRIHKVDVSNPLNHVEVGRGSILREDDPNFSHSDNGQVAMFGNLVFVGNDHGSGSGFVVHAVDPDTTKPEVKQVSPASGAKQQALTSRIGLGMTDSIRPESVNANTFIVRPVGGNTLAGTYSVQLGIINFHPEQPLSPGTSYEVFLPANGVKDYAGNAIGADYKSTFNTGNATDINLMHYWTLAGNLTDPIGNNNGTPVSGDAFESIGLNFANRTAGVPLKNDAVATVLGGTASLSFYMKTTQAGGASSWTAPGIFGRDQASGADDVFWGWLDNGGRIKLSVGNDAGTTSTAVVNDGNWHHVVLTRDAASGAQAVYVDGVKTTSAGLTGNKGLANKFTLLGQIQGNAALFKGTLAEVRVYGRVLSDSEVSTLRGQTIIGDPGIGGGPKIVNGQLVFNPATLGSSGAQFRWNFGDGTQTAYSTQPNYAYTYTRPGHFTVTLTVRDASGRETFYTYNLTVIAPVTAQAPTHTTNIAGDAGSVYSVNPDSGTVAAIDAQTLAKRWETRVGDEPKTLAVGPDGRIWVTVQGEDKLVALNAADGTLSATVPLAYGSGPYGVAFTPDRSKGLLTLESKSVLMSFDPSSGATTGAVALDGNLRGIAINADSQVAYVTRFKSKMTGGQLHKVNLQSMSAMTTIALPVDTTTVDTESRARGVANYLSQVVISPDGTRAVLPSKKDNIVRGKFRDGNNLLHDQTVRSILSQVNLQTATEVFAEQIDFDDRAPARAALFTPSGDYLFVAQMEGNRVAIVDPYSRSVRGEINASSAPHGLYLDAARKRLFVNNFLARSVSVHDVASVLASESAAPTFLQNVSTVAQEPMAGAALRGKQVFYNASDRRISKDNYISCASCHADGGDDGMVWDFTQRGEGLRRTIGLQGRRGLGHGKLHWTANFDEVQDFENDIRNEFGGTGFLTNADFAATADPLGAPKAGKSAQLDDLAAYLGSLNKYMRSPARNADGSLSVDAARGQALFASAQCVTCHSGGTFRDGIRHDVGTVQASSGKGMNQPLAGVGFDTPTLSGTWNTAAFFHNGQAATLQAVLDSGHGNANSLPAADVVAIREYVRSQDTAPALVTRLRSDLNPTMCVNIKGALTTSGATAVQWPCGNAGNEKFTVNSITGGYVQFVAEHSGLCLAQNGTATTNAPVVQVACSAGNTAQWSLVGGSIRNRASGSCLDVPNGSTAQDTALITWTCNGGNNQNWTQLP